A single window of Senegalia massiliensis DNA harbors:
- the fliP gene encoding flagellar type III secretion system pore protein FliP (The bacterial flagellar biogenesis protein FliP forms a type III secretion system (T3SS)-type pore required for flagellar assembly.) — protein MKMKTVFLLIILIIFLTGNVYAEPEISLFGKDITINDSENPEDYVVGLQILLVLAVLTLAPAILIMMSSFTRIIIVLSFIRNALGTQQTPPNQVLLGLALFLTFFVMAPIASDINENSLQPYLNEEIEQSEAIQKAINPLRNFMYNQTRDKDLALFMELSNLDSEDISGKSDIPTTTLIPAFIISELKTAFQISFILFIPFLIIDMVVASTLMSMGMMMLPPVMISLPFKILLFIMVDGWNLVIRSLISGFN, from the coding sequence ATGAAGATGAAAACTGTATTTCTCTTGATAATTTTAATTATATTTCTAACTGGAAATGTTTATGCTGAGCCAGAAATATCATTATTTGGAAAAGATATAACTATAAATGATAGTGAAAACCCAGAGGATTATGTTGTAGGCTTACAAATATTACTTGTATTAGCAGTGCTTACATTAGCTCCTGCCATACTTATAATGATGAGTAGCTTTACTAGAATCATAATAGTTTTATCATTTATAAGAAATGCATTGGGAACACAACAAACACCACCTAATCAAGTTTTATTAGGACTAGCCTTATTTTTAACTTTCTTTGTTATGGCTCCCATAGCAAGTGATATAAATGAAAATTCACTTCAACCATATTTAAATGAGGAAATAGAGCAGTCTGAAGCAATTCAAAAAGCTATAAATCCTTTGAGAAATTTCATGTATAATCAAACTAGAGACAAAGATTTAGCTCTTTTTATGGAACTTTCAAATTTAGATAGTGAAGACATATCTGGAAAATCAGACATACCTACTACAACATTGATTCCTGCATTTATAATAAGTGAATTGAAAACTGCTTTTCAAATTAGTTTCATATTATTTATACCATTTTTAATAATTGATATGGTTGTAGCAAGTACTCTTATGTCTATGGGAATGATGATGCTTCCACCGGTTATGATATCTTTACCATTTAAAATTCTGTTATTTATAATGGTAGATGGTTGGAATCTT